Part of the Nitrospinota bacterium genome is shown below.
CCAGTTGCCCGGCTTTTATATAATGCGCGTCGGATTTTTCCTGTTGATCGGTCATGCCGTAAACCAGACTGAGGGCATTGTGGGCTTCGGCAAAATCAGGTTGCAGACGCACCGCCTCCTCAAGCGGAGCGATCCCCTCTTCCGCCCGACCCAACATTAGAAAAGACAACCCAAGATTATAATGAGCTTCCGCCCAATCAGGCGCAAGATAGGCCGCTTCCTGAAATGCATCGATCATTTCATCGTAGCGTTTCAGAATATCAAAAACCTTGGCCAGG
Proteins encoded:
- a CDS encoding tetratricopeptide repeat protein; amino-acid sequence: MSEVETFEEGVRKDPDNPDLRFQLGKAYFYTGKNTEAMEALKASIRLKQDHAESHFYLAKVFDILKRYDEMIDAFQEAAYLAPDWAEAHYNLGLSFLMLGRAEEGIAPLEEAVRLQPDFAEAHNALSLVYGMTDQQEKSDAHYIKAGQLDPRFQK